The nucleotide window aggtggtggagTGATTCAACCGCGCCACCGGGCTGGACGACGGTTTGGACACGCCGGAGCCGACGTTGTTGTTGCTGCTTCTGCTTGTCACCGTGCTGCTCCACTGCTGCAGGTTCGACGCGTCGGGCGGCTGCACCATCTGCATCAGCGCCGGGACGTCCAGGCTGTCGACCTCGTAGCCCGAAGGCGGCTGCATGCTGTGGCAAGCCGCCGCGGCCATGTCCTGGGGCTGGTGTTGCGCGGCCGCGAGCTGCTGCTGCACCGTCGGGTTCGAGTTCGCGTGGACCAGGTCCGGCATTATTTGGCACGCGGCTCCGCCCTGCTGCTGCATGAAGTGTTcggcctgcggcggcggcggcgccacctGTTGCGCCATGGCAACGGCCGCCTGCTGCGCCATCTGCGCCTGCAGAATCCACGGCAGGAGGTGGTTCTGGTGGTCGCCGATCGCGGGCGCGGCCGGGCCGGAGGAGAGCAGGGTGGAGGCGAGGCGGAGGAGGTCCGGGTAGTTGGCGAGCGGCTCCAAGGCGCGGAGCGTGTCGAGGTCGGCCTGCGTGGGGtagtaggcggcggcggcgggcttgAGGAGCGCGGAGAGGTCGAGGAGGTCGAGGCGCGGCGCGTGGGTGACGGGGTCGATGCCCATGCGCAGCAGGCGCTTGCGGATGTGCGTGTTCCAGTAGTTCTTGATCTCGTTGTCCGTCCGCCCGGGCAGCCGCGCCGCGATCGCTGACCACCTAACCACCATCAGTGTAGCCAATCACGCATCAGAAACCGTACTGCGCCTAGGtagctactactcctactcctactagtagAGCAGAAACAGCGAAGCTACACACAAGCCAAGCCAGGGTAGCTAGGCCAGCTAGCTACTAGCTCTCGGTGCGAGGAGAAAAGAAACAGTGTGTGCTTACTTGTTGCCGAGGATGCTGTGGAGCTGGATGATGGTCTCCTCCTCCTCGAAGGAGAAGCGGCCGCGCTTGATGTCCGGCCTCAGGTAGTTAGTCCACCGCAGCCGGCAGCTCTTCCCGCACCGTGCCAGCCCTGCGTGCCATGAGAAGGATCGATGGATCGATCTGGGGTGAGGAGAGGATATGCATGGGATATATCTATGCGTATGATGAGCTGTGATCGAGTTCCGTCGGGATCACGGTCAGGGCGCTCACCGGCATTCTTGGGGAGGTTGCGCCAGTTGCCCTGGCCGTGCTTCTTGATGTAGGCGATGAGCTTCTCGTCCTCCTCGGGCGTCCACGGCCCCTTCGTCAGCCCGCTCTTCTCGCAGCACGGCGCGCGCCCCATCGATAGCCTGGATCGACCGGTCTGCTTGCTCCAAGAACTACAACGAACCCTCAGGTAGAAGCTAGCTGCAGGCAGGCttgggacgacgacgacgacgacgacgacggagcCCGTGTGGAAGGGCGAGCGAAAAAAGGCC belongs to Miscanthus floridulus cultivar M001 chromosome 4, ASM1932011v1, whole genome shotgun sequence and includes:
- the LOC136552530 gene encoding transcription factor MYB102-like, encoding MGRAPCCEKSGLTKGPWTPEEDEKLIAYIKKHGQGNWRNLPKNAGLARCGKSCRLRWTNYLRPDIKRGRFSFEEEETIIQLHSILGNKWSAIAARLPGRTDNEIKNYWNTHIRKRLLRMGIDPVTHAPRLDLLDLSALLKPAAAAYYPTQADLDTLRALEPLANYPDLLRLASTLLSSGPAAPAIGDHQNHLLPWILQAQMAQQAAVAMAQQVAPPPPQAEHFMQQQGGAACQIMPDLVHANSNPTVQQQLAAAQHQPQDMAAAACHSMQPPSGYEVDSLDVPALMQMVQPPDASNLQQWSSTVTSRSSNNNVGSGVSKPSSSPVARLNHSTTSTATTYGGAGASASTSNDAAAAALFNMQLSELLDVSDYM